In Streptomyces asoensis, a single genomic region encodes these proteins:
- a CDS encoding alpha/beta fold hydrolase, translated as MTLTLPGFDHVRLPGAGGVELAAAVGGRGTPVVLLHGFPQTHLMWRHVAERLAAEHTVICPDLRGYGASDKPAATGPDVYAKRTMAADIVALAAALGHERFALVGHDRGALVAFRAGLDHPETITHLGILDIVPTLDMWNVLRGASAAVGYHLFLMAQPPGLPETMIAGSADAFFGSFLDAWADDPAAMPEDVRAAYLRASAAAVTSIVADFRASAGIDVVHDQADLDAGSQLAMPVTVVQQDWGAHLGYDAAGVWKAWAPDLDHRLTRAGHFMAEEAPEEITAAIRDLLAR; from the coding sequence ATGACGCTCACTCTTCCCGGCTTCGATCACGTCCGCCTGCCCGGCGCGGGCGGTGTGGAGCTGGCGGCCGCCGTCGGAGGCCGCGGCACTCCGGTCGTGCTGCTGCACGGATTCCCCCAGACCCATCTGATGTGGCGGCACGTCGCGGAGCGGCTCGCCGCCGAGCACACGGTGATCTGTCCTGACCTGCGGGGTTACGGCGCCAGCGACAAGCCGGCGGCGACCGGGCCCGACGTGTACGCCAAGCGCACCATGGCCGCAGACATCGTGGCCCTGGCGGCGGCGCTCGGCCACGAGCGGTTCGCCCTCGTCGGCCACGACCGGGGCGCCCTGGTCGCCTTCCGCGCGGGGTTGGACCACCCGGAGACCATCACGCACCTGGGCATCCTCGACATCGTGCCGACGCTCGACATGTGGAACGTCCTGCGTGGCGCTTCGGCGGCGGTGGGCTACCACCTCTTCCTCATGGCGCAGCCGCCGGGCCTGCCGGAGACGATGATCGCGGGCAGCGCGGACGCGTTCTTCGGCTCGTTCCTCGACGCCTGGGCCGACGATCCGGCCGCCATGCCGGAGGATGTGCGTGCCGCATACCTGCGGGCGAGTGCCGCGGCGGTGACGTCGATCGTCGCGGACTTCCGGGCCTCGGCGGGCATCGACGTCGTGCACGACCAGGCGGACCTGGACGCCGGATCGCAGCTGGCCATGCCGGTGACGGTCGTCCAGCAGGACTGGGGCGCGCACCTGGGCTACGACGCCGCCGGGGTGTGGAAGGCGTGGGCGCCCGACCTGGACCACCGGCTGACCCGGGCGGGGCACTTCATGGCCGAGGAGGCGCCCGAGGAGATCACGGCGGCGATCCGGGACCTGCTGGCCCGCTGA
- a CDS encoding DUF2637 domain-containing protein, which translates to MSHDYVNPSFVEPEWRSDTYSADAGQGWAAEPDDRVYAGVPLTAPDAGWDPVEELALLLQEPVPAEEPATVAPSRSEPPSGVVLTDPVESPPRVSPRPPSVPGSSSGHRRSRTPGARRKWLQVGSLGLLAVVAVVVAMVSVLGGMAAYRPLQNITSGTGVGAVPWWPLLVYGPWTVGSLCIIRSALHRRRAVHSWFVVLLFSSIAVSLSVAQADKTLTGIAGASLPALSSLACFHQLVRQITLTMPPQQSARRHRQAESSRA; encoded by the coding sequence ATGAGCCATGACTATGTGAATCCATCCTTCGTGGAGCCCGAATGGCGCTCGGACACGTACTCCGCCGACGCGGGGCAGGGCTGGGCCGCGGAGCCTGACGACAGGGTCTACGCGGGGGTTCCTCTGACCGCGCCGGACGCCGGCTGGGACCCGGTCGAGGAACTGGCCCTTCTCCTCCAGGAACCCGTTCCGGCGGAGGAGCCGGCCACGGTGGCGCCTTCGCGGAGCGAGCCACCGTCCGGTGTCGTCCTGACCGATCCGGTGGAGAGCCCGCCCCGGGTCAGCCCTCGACCGCCGTCCGTCCCAGGCTCTTCTTCCGGGCACCGGAGGTCACGGACTCCCGGAGCCCGGCGCAAGTGGTTGCAGGTCGGGAGCCTGGGACTCCTCGCGGTCGTCGCTGTCGTCGTGGCGATGGTCAGCGTCCTCGGCGGCATGGCCGCCTACCGGCCGTTGCAGAACATCACGTCCGGAACGGGTGTCGGGGCGGTCCCCTGGTGGCCGCTCCTCGTCTACGGGCCCTGGACGGTGGGGTCACTCTGCATCATCCGTTCCGCCCTGCACCGGCGCCGAGCCGTGCACTCCTGGTTCGTCGTCCTGCTCTTCTCCTCCATCGCGGTGTCGCTGAGCGTGGCGCAGGCGGACAAGACCCTCACCGGTATCGCCGGGGCCTCCCTGCCCGCCCTCTCGTCCCTCGCCTGCTTCCACCAACTCGTCCGCCAGATCACCTTGACCATGCCACCGCAGCAGAGCGCCCGTCGCCACCGGCAGGCGGAGTCCAGCCGTGCATAA
- a CDS encoding serine hydrolase domain-containing protein — translation MAAVALAAALVGPLATTPSTAYAVDGSAAVRQDGSAETRAHLRALARELVEEGVPGVIVRVDDGHGRPIEIAEQAAWTRKDHRLRADDEVREASNTKTVMATLVLQLVAEHRLALTDPVDKWLPGQVRNGRAITLRMLLNHTSGLFDYTEDPALVPALTGWDPHVWTSTEILSLVRGHPALFEPGAEWSYSNTNYIAVGAVLERVTGRSLAALVRERIARPLGLRHTFYATGSAWRGRHAHGYEPDAAHMPPNVPEEFRNYAGPRHDDHVDVTGDYVTADGADAAIVSTAGDWSRFYGALMSGRLLPAAQLAEMRTTVPEGGSDDPEELGYGLGIERAKTACGTVWDHVGVVPGYATYNVTDSTGHRTAAFSFATSTLTRAAHRTGAALMDAINCAIFD, via the coding sequence ATGGCGGCGGTCGCGCTGGCCGCGGCCCTCGTCGGGCCGCTCGCCACGACCCCGTCGACCGCGTACGCCGTCGATGGTAGTGCGGCGGTCCGGCAGGACGGCAGCGCGGAGACCCGCGCTCATCTGCGGGCGCTGGCCAGGGAGTTGGTGGAGGAGGGCGTGCCCGGGGTCATCGTGCGGGTGGACGACGGTCACGGCAGGCCCATCGAGATAGCCGAGCAGGCCGCCTGGACGAGGAAGGACCACCGGCTCAGGGCGGACGACGAGGTGCGGGAGGCGTCCAACACCAAGACGGTGATGGCCACCCTCGTCCTGCAACTGGTCGCCGAGCACCGGCTCGCCCTCACCGACCCGGTCGACAAGTGGCTGCCCGGGCAGGTGCGCAACGGCAGGGCGATCACCCTGCGCATGCTGCTCAACCACACCAGCGGGTTGTTCGACTACACCGAGGACCCCGCCCTCGTACCGGCCCTCACGGGCTGGGACCCGCACGTCTGGACGTCGACGGAGATCCTGAGCCTGGTGCGCGGACACCCGGCGCTGTTCGAGCCCGGTGCCGAGTGGTCGTACAGCAACACCAACTACATCGCGGTCGGCGCCGTCCTGGAGAGGGTCACCGGTAGGAGCCTCGCGGCGCTGGTGCGGGAGCGGATCGCCCGGCCCTTGGGGCTGCGGCACACGTTCTACGCCACCGGTTCCGCCTGGCGCGGCCGGCACGCGCACGGGTACGAACCCGACGCCGCCCACATGCCACCGAACGTCCCCGAGGAGTTCAGGAACTACGCCGGACCGCGGCACGACGACCATGTGGACGTCACCGGCGACTACGTCACGGCCGACGGAGCGGACGCCGCGATCGTGTCGACCGCCGGCGACTGGTCGCGCTTCTACGGCGCGTTGATGTCGGGCCGTCTGCTGCCCGCAGCCCAACTGGCCGAGATGCGCACCACCGTGCCGGAGGGCGGGTCCGACGACCCGGAGGAACTCGGCTACGGATTGGGCATCGAGCGGGCGAAGACCGCCTGTGGCACGGTCTGGGACCACGTCGGCGTCGTCCCGGGCTACGCGACCTACAACGTCACCGACTCCACGGGCCACCGCACGGCCGCCTTCTCCTTCGCCACGTCCACCCTCACCAGAGCGGCCCACCGGACCGGAGCGGCGCTGATGGACGCGATCAACTGCGCGATATTCGACTGA
- a CDS encoding formylglycine-generating enzyme family protein → MDLMTGSEMVTVPAGRVTLSDRRTQRSWSVDLASYELAACPVTQELYRQITGGRPSAVLGDRLPVEGVSWWDATRFCNALSERSGLTPAYRIRAGAEVVEWDTSADGYRLPTEAEWEHACRAGTTGPRYGELDEIGWYRGNSHERIHEVGAKRPNAWGLHDMLGNVWDWCWDVYDAEVYGAYRVLRGGGWFDEHWSCRASARRRSHPTFQVDDVGFRVARSVMS, encoded by the coding sequence ATGGACCTGATGACGGGGAGCGAGATGGTCACCGTCCCGGCGGGGCGGGTGACGCTGTCGGACCGGCGGACGCAGCGCAGTTGGTCGGTCGACCTCGCGTCCTACGAGCTCGCGGCATGTCCGGTCACCCAGGAGTTGTACCGGCAGATCACGGGCGGGCGGCCGAGTGCCGTCCTCGGCGATCGGCTGCCCGTCGAGGGCGTCTCGTGGTGGGACGCGACGCGGTTCTGCAACGCCCTGTCCGAGCGGTCCGGCCTCACGCCCGCCTACCGCATCCGCGCCGGGGCCGAAGTCGTCGAGTGGGACACGTCCGCCGACGGGTACCGGCTGCCGACCGAAGCCGAGTGGGAGCACGCCTGCCGCGCCGGGACGACCGGGCCGCGCTACGGGGAGCTCGACGAGATCGGCTGGTACCGCGGGAACTCGCACGAGCGTATCCACGAGGTGGGCGCCAAGCGCCCCAACGCGTGGGGACTTCATGACATGCTCGGCAACGTCTGGGACTGGTGCTGGGACGTCTACGACGCCGAGGTCTACGGCGCCTACCGGGTGCTCCGCGGCGGCGGCTGGTTCGACGAACACTGGAGTTGCCGGGCCTCCGCGCGGCGCCGCAGCCACCCGACCTTCCAGGTCGACGACGTCGGATTCCGCGTCGCGCGTTCCGTCATGTCCTGA
- a CDS encoding AfsR/SARP family transcriptional regulator codes for MRIDVLGVVRALRDDGSPVDLGGPRHREVLARLVAAEGRMVTTDTLVDDLWTDPPVRAVGALRTFVAALRRALEPDRPPRDPPRVIVTEGPGYALRLPREDVDVHRFEDTLARARRDPDAVTGLGAALATWGGPAYADVTGSAWAQRERTRLEELRLDAVELRARILLDTGGGADLVAELGAHAAEQPWREPGWELLARALYRAGRRADALATLRRARTMLRDQLGLDPGPGLQRLETDILTGAEPPESARAPWTGHGVRLGPRTTVDLARTLALAGGDALVHSRRDRLAAVRAAERTGDLFLTARIIGAYDVPALWSRADDPEQSRAVVAAAERALTALGPDGPADLSARLLATIATESRSADLSGTELKRARQAASRAEELARDLADPALLVFALNGVFMQSFTRPGLAAARGRTGAEILDLATRHQLPNFAVLGRLVRLQSASALGDLHAAASHAQAADELAATTEAPLVPVLTGWFRARATAARSTEPGGPTAATAAAHYRAAEDALRTAGMPGLHRGLFPLALLGLRLLHDRPAPTDPHLDWGPYRPWARPLVLLAQDRGEEARTALAAVPEPPRDHMQEAMWCLTARAAVHLGERKTAAQAAAALGDARVEHAGAASGMLTLGPVSRYLAEAEACAVGAG; via the coding sequence ATGCGAATCGACGTGCTCGGCGTCGTGCGGGCCCTCCGCGACGACGGCAGCCCGGTCGACCTGGGCGGACCCCGCCACCGTGAGGTCCTCGCCCGGCTCGTCGCCGCCGAGGGGCGGATGGTCACCACCGACACCCTCGTCGACGACCTGTGGACCGATCCGCCGGTCCGCGCCGTGGGCGCACTGCGGACGTTCGTCGCCGCGCTGCGCCGCGCCCTCGAACCCGACCGGCCGCCCCGCGACCCGCCGCGCGTCATCGTCACCGAGGGCCCCGGCTACGCGCTGCGCCTGCCGCGCGAGGACGTGGACGTCCACCGGTTCGAGGACACCCTGGCCCGAGCCCGCCGCGACCCCGACGCGGTCACCGGCCTCGGTGCGGCACTCGCGACCTGGGGCGGGCCCGCCTACGCCGACGTGACCGGCTCCGCGTGGGCACAACGCGAGCGGACCCGGCTGGAGGAGCTGAGGCTGGACGCGGTGGAACTGCGCGCCCGCATCCTCCTCGACACCGGCGGAGGGGCCGACCTCGTCGCCGAACTGGGTGCCCATGCCGCCGAACAGCCCTGGCGCGAGCCGGGCTGGGAGCTGCTCGCCCGCGCGCTGTACCGCGCGGGCCGCCGGGCCGACGCGCTGGCCACCCTCCGGCGCGCCCGTACGATGCTCCGTGACCAACTCGGACTCGACCCCGGACCCGGCCTTCAGCGCCTGGAGACGGACATCCTCACCGGGGCCGAGCCCCCCGAAAGCGCACGAGCTCCATGGACCGGCCACGGCGTCCGGCTGGGCCCGCGCACCACCGTGGACCTGGCCCGCACTCTCGCCCTGGCGGGTGGTGACGCCCTCGTCCACTCGCGGCGCGACCGCCTCGCCGCCGTCCGGGCGGCGGAACGCACGGGCGACCTCTTCCTGACCGCCCGGATCATCGGCGCCTACGACGTGCCCGCCCTCTGGAGCCGGGCCGACGACCCCGAACAGTCCCGCGCCGTCGTCGCGGCCGCCGAGCGCGCACTCACCGCGCTCGGCCCGGACGGCCCCGCCGACCTGTCCGCCCGCCTCCTGGCCACGATCGCCACCGAGAGCCGGAGCGCCGATCTGTCCGGGACCGAGCTGAAGCGCGCGCGGCAGGCGGCGAGCCGGGCCGAGGAGCTGGCACGGGACCTGGCCGATCCGGCCCTGCTGGTCTTCGCCCTCAACGGGGTGTTCATGCAGTCCTTCACCCGCCCCGGCCTCGCGGCGGCACGCGGCAGGACCGGCGCCGAGATCCTCGACCTGGCCACCCGGCACCAGCTGCCGAACTTCGCCGTACTCGGCCGGCTCGTCCGCCTGCAATCCGCCTCCGCCCTCGGCGACCTCCACGCCGCGGCCTCGCACGCCCAGGCGGCCGACGAGCTCGCCGCCACCACCGAGGCGCCCCTCGTCCCCGTCCTCACCGGATGGTTCCGGGCACGGGCCACGGCCGCCCGCAGCACCGAACCGGGCGGCCCGACCGCCGCCACGGCAGCGGCGCACTATCGCGCCGCCGAAGACGCCCTCCGGACGGCCGGAATGCCAGGGCTGCACCGCGGCCTGTTTCCCCTCGCCCTTCTGGGCCTGCGCCTGCTGCACGACCGGCCCGCGCCCACGGACCCGCACCTCGACTGGGGCCCGTACCGGCCCTGGGCGCGGCCTCTCGTCCTCCTCGCCCAGGACCGGGGCGAGGAAGCCCGGACCGCCCTCGCCGCGGTGCCCGAACCACCGCGTGACCACATGCAGGAGGCCATGTGGTGCCTGACCGCCCGCGCCGCCGTACACCTCGGCGAGCGGAAGACCGCCGCGCAGGCGGCGGCCGCCCTGGGCGATGCCCGCGTCGAACACGCCGGTGCGGCCAGTGGAATGCTGACCCTGGGCCCGGTGTCCCGCTACCTGGCGGAGGCGGAGGCCTGCGCCGTCGGCGCGGGGTGA